One Nostoc sp. UHCC 0302 DNA window includes the following coding sequences:
- a CDS encoding FUSC family protein, protein MRSHRTHFLRFLLQSEPGELAIANGLRAALALGVPMLIGQFTEQRQSGLFIALMAFSVNMTNIGGPYWIKATVMAAATLGIAVSAFVGTLVGGVPALAVVLTFLWGLGSGFASLYANGGANVGLVIGISFISTIAQSGDLNLALMRSLFCLIAGGWAMLLSLVMWPFTPYKPLRTAVAECFSAIANYIQAFPAKTTGTENILKIREALETARTALGTARLGQQARSWMDEQLLVLIEHGDCLLGSVIALIELLEVNLEYQQYRAVQRLVDDALAQLSLSLQAIAKVISGKAASIDFGNLHRIHEALKEQENLQRQAISGSETDYTTLVALTNLVLMLEKLLKQLQHTAEIAKSLETDSKIRNRDVEPILVVVEQQRSLLSLLQDNLTSDSAIFRHALRIGVTLALGVTIYSITKLPMGYWVTLTILLVLKPNFGATFQRFFQRVGGTIFGVVLAAVLAATITSKSVLEIIIVLTVFFGISLISINYGYAVVFLSIFVLLITDIAHPIGWQFSGLRVLNTLIGAGLAFGSHYLMWPNWERQHLPNQLATALQQCRNYFIDVMAVYQGTKERDTIIAQRRQTGLAIGNAQATFQGLLREPQVQIELVEPMMTLLAYMGRFINAVTVLAVHLEHFQGTQPLPELESFVRQIALLLEQLADAVQQEIAPPPLPDLDQTLQKIQPQLEALRTARIQELTVNQGHTPVRQAVIDYSILDIEIDEIVRRVTAMHSAIVRLSMLNTKAIA, encoded by the coding sequence ATGCGATCGCATCGAACCCATTTCCTGCGGTTTCTTCTCCAGTCTGAGCCAGGGGAGCTAGCTATTGCCAATGGCTTGCGAGCCGCCTTAGCATTGGGAGTTCCCATGCTGATTGGACAATTTACTGAGCAAAGGCAAAGCGGATTATTTATCGCTTTAATGGCTTTCTCTGTAAACATGACAAATATCGGCGGCCCTTACTGGATAAAAGCTACGGTAATGGCTGCTGCTACCTTGGGCATAGCTGTTTCAGCGTTTGTGGGTACTCTAGTGGGTGGAGTCCCAGCACTGGCTGTGGTGCTAACATTTCTCTGGGGACTTGGTTCAGGTTTTGCTTCCCTGTACGCTAATGGTGGTGCGAATGTAGGTTTGGTAATCGGAATATCATTTATTTCCACGATCGCGCAATCGGGAGACTTGAATCTCGCACTCATGCGATCGCTATTTTGCCTGATTGCAGGTGGATGGGCAATGCTACTTTCTTTAGTAATGTGGCCTTTTACACCTTATAAACCCTTGCGGACAGCTGTGGCTGAATGCTTCAGTGCGATTGCAAATTACATTCAAGCATTTCCAGCTAAAACGACTGGAACTGAGAATATTCTCAAAATTAGAGAGGCACTAGAGACAGCGCGGACTGCTTTGGGTACAGCACGCCTTGGGCAACAAGCTCGCAGTTGGATGGATGAGCAGTTATTAGTATTGATTGAGCATGGCGATTGCTTGCTCGGTTCAGTTATTGCTTTAATAGAGTTACTAGAAGTTAACTTAGAATATCAGCAATATCGCGCAGTCCAACGATTAGTGGACGATGCACTCGCACAACTATCACTCAGTCTTCAAGCCATAGCAAAAGTCATATCTGGCAAGGCTGCTAGCATCGACTTCGGAAATCTTCACCGCATCCATGAGGCACTCAAAGAACAAGAAAATCTGCAACGACAAGCCATTTCTGGTAGTGAAACAGACTACACAACTCTAGTTGCTTTAACTAATCTCGTGTTAATGCTCGAAAAGCTGTTGAAGCAGTTGCAGCATACAGCAGAGATAGCAAAATCTTTAGAAACAGATAGTAAAATCAGAAATCGAGATGTAGAGCCAATTCTTGTAGTTGTAGAACAGCAGCGATCGCTTTTAAGTTTACTCCAAGATAACCTCACCTCAGACTCAGCAATTTTTCGCCATGCATTACGCATTGGTGTAACTCTAGCTTTAGGCGTAACAATATACAGCATTACTAAATTACCAATGGGGTATTGGGTGACGCTAACAATTTTGCTCGTCCTCAAGCCAAACTTTGGTGCAACTTTCCAACGGTTTTTTCAACGTGTCGGCGGCACTATCTTCGGAGTAGTGTTAGCAGCTGTTTTAGCTGCAACTATCACGAGTAAATCTGTATTAGAAATTATCATTGTGCTGACGGTATTTTTTGGGATTTCCCTAATCAGCATCAACTATGGGTATGCGGTGGTTTTTTTGTCAATATTTGTTTTATTAATAACTGATATTGCTCATCCAATTGGTTGGCAATTTTCTGGCTTGCGAGTCTTGAATACACTAATTGGCGCAGGACTAGCTTTTGGAAGCCATTATTTGATGTGGCCCAACTGGGAACGTCAGCACTTACCCAATCAACTTGCCACTGCTTTACAACAATGCCGCAATTACTTTATCGACGTGATGGCTGTCTACCAAGGTACAAAAGAGCGTGATACCATCATCGCCCAACGGCGACAAACTGGGCTAGCAATTGGTAATGCTCAAGCTACATTTCAAGGGTTGTTACGCGAACCTCAAGTACAAATAGAATTAGTAGAACCTATGATGACGCTGCTGGCGTACATGGGACGTTTTATCAATGCAGTCACAGTATTAGCAGTACATCTCGAACATTTTCAAGGAACTCAGCCACTACCAGAATTAGAAAGCTTTGTCCGCCAAATTGCGCTGCTACTAGAGCAGTTAGCTGATGCAGTCCAGCAAGAAATTGCCCCACCACCCTTACCAGACTTAGATCAAACGCTGCAAAAAATTCAACCCCAACTAGAAGCATTGCGTACAGCCCGCATCCAAGAGCTAACTGTAAATCAAGGACATACTCCTGTACGTCAAGCGGTAATTGATTACAGTATATTAGATATAGAAATTGACGAGATTGTTCGCCGAGTAACTGCTATGCACTCAGCTATAGTACGACTAAGTATGTTAAATACTAAGGCGATCGCATAG
- the glgP gene encoding alpha-glucan family phosphorylase — protein MANSTAISPARRLSEKLPFPLKRLADLAYNYWWSWSGDRISLFQNIDPQEWERCGHNPVAILESTSYERLSQLAEDPFYLKQISALAREFDQYIAQKDTWVSKVAPQVSQDRPIAYFCAEFGIHESLPVYSGGLGILAGDHLKSSSDLGVPLVGVGLLYRQGYFRQRLNRQGWQEDYYIDNPFQRMPLELIKDDQGEAITIQLQVRQRNVKVQIWRVQVGRVTLYLLDSDRHDNDPIDRWLTGHLYGGNLETRIAQEVVLGIGGVRALNALGIQPSVYHLNEGHAAFCTLEIARLQIEQTGKSFYDIEATVRNSCVFTTHTPVPAGHDVFSPDLIDSFFASYWPQLRLSREQFLALGARRLGDPWEPFGMTVLALRMCRTCNGVSELHGQVSRKMWTVLFPQQSEDKVPIGYITNGVHAPTWTAPLLGDLYNQYLGEDWKTRAVDPKMWAKVEEIPDEELWSRHLILKERLIAYTRYKIKKSRELRGENYELIQATDNLLDPNVLTIGFARRFSPYKRGDLILRDAQRALKIFGNAQRPVQIIFAGKAHPADEEGKRIIQRLMEWCQNSGILNRVAFIEDYDIYTGQKLVQGVDVWLNNPRRPLEASGTSGQKVCFNGGINCSVLDGWWCEGYQAGSDGKGINGWAIGEDANTSDQELQDRIDSQSLYKLLEEEIVPLYYDQDAEGVPHRWVQMMKASIRTNAPLFNTDRMIADYVSQVYVPEISKSVEPILAKVLL, from the coding sequence ATGGCTAACAGCACTGCAATCAGCCCAGCAAGACGTTTAAGCGAAAAGTTACCTTTTCCGCTCAAGCGGTTGGCAGATTTAGCTTATAACTATTGGTGGAGTTGGAGTGGCGATCGCATTTCGCTGTTTCAAAATATTGATCCCCAAGAGTGGGAACGCTGCGGACATAACCCAGTAGCAATTTTAGAGTCGACAAGTTACGAACGTCTCTCCCAATTAGCGGAAGATCCATTTTACCTAAAGCAGATTTCTGCCCTAGCGCGTGAGTTTGACCAATACATTGCACAGAAAGATACTTGGGTGAGTAAGGTTGCACCGCAAGTTTCCCAAGACCGCCCCATAGCTTATTTTTGCGCTGAATTTGGCATCCATGAATCCCTACCTGTTTACTCTGGCGGCTTAGGCATTCTGGCTGGGGATCACCTAAAATCATCATCAGATTTAGGCGTACCATTGGTTGGTGTTGGTTTACTGTATCGCCAAGGTTACTTTCGGCAGCGTTTGAACCGCCAAGGCTGGCAAGAAGATTACTACATTGATAATCCCTTCCAACGGATGCCCCTAGAGTTAATTAAAGATGACCAAGGGGAAGCAATTACCATCCAGCTACAAGTTCGCCAGCGAAATGTGAAAGTGCAAATTTGGCGAGTGCAAGTTGGGCGAGTAACTCTATATTTACTAGATAGCGATCGCCATGACAACGATCCCATCGACCGCTGGCTAACAGGACACCTGTACGGCGGTAACTTAGAAACTCGTATTGCCCAAGAAGTCGTCTTAGGAATTGGTGGCGTCCGAGCATTAAATGCTTTGGGAATTCAACCTTCTGTCTATCACCTCAACGAAGGACACGCCGCCTTCTGTACTCTAGAAATTGCCCGCTTACAAATTGAACAGACTGGCAAATCCTTCTACGATATCGAAGCTACGGTGCGGAACAGCTGTGTATTCACCACCCATACCCCCGTTCCCGCCGGTCATGATGTCTTTTCTCCTGATTTAATTGACTCTTTCTTTGCTAGCTACTGGCCACAATTGCGGCTTTCCCGTGAGCAATTTTTGGCATTAGGTGCAAGACGACTCGGTGACCCCTGGGAACCATTTGGTATGACCGTTCTCGCACTGCGAATGTGCCGTACTTGTAACGGCGTGAGTGAATTGCACGGTCAAGTTTCCCGCAAAATGTGGACAGTTCTCTTTCCCCAACAGTCAGAAGACAAAGTACCAATTGGTTACATTACCAATGGCGTTCATGCACCCACTTGGACAGCACCCTTGTTAGGTGACTTATACAATCAGTATTTGGGAGAAGACTGGAAAACTCGTGCCGTTGATCCCAAGATGTGGGCGAAAGTTGAAGAGATTCCCGATGAGGAACTGTGGTCGCGACATCTGATTCTCAAAGAACGGCTGATTGCCTACACCCGATATAAAATCAAAAAATCGCGGGAGTTGCGTGGCGAAAATTACGAATTAATTCAAGCTACTGATAACTTGCTTGATCCCAATGTACTAACTATTGGTTTTGCCAGACGATTCAGCCCTTACAAGCGCGGGGATCTGATTTTGCGCGATGCACAACGCGCCTTGAAAATTTTTGGCAATGCTCAACGTCCAGTACAAATTATCTTTGCAGGTAAAGCCCACCCAGCTGATGAAGAAGGCAAGCGGATCATTCAGCGTTTAATGGAGTGGTGTCAGAATTCAGGAATTCTCAACCGAGTCGCCTTTATTGAAGATTACGACATTTACACTGGTCAAAAACTGGTGCAAGGTGTCGATGTTTGGTTGAATAATCCCCGTCGTCCACTGGAAGCATCTGGTACAAGTGGACAAAAAGTCTGCTTCAACGGCGGCATTAATTGCAGCGTGCTAGATGGCTGGTGGTGCGAAGGCTACCAAGCTGGAAGCGATGGCAAAGGAATTAACGGCTGGGCAATTGGTGAAGATGCTAATACTAGCGATCAAGAATTGCAGGATCGGATTGATTCGCAGTCTCTGTATAAGCTCTTAGAAGAGGAAATCGTTCCTCTATACTATGACCAAGATGCTGAAGGTGTTCCTCATCGTTGGGTACAGATGATGAAAGCATCAATTAGGACAAATGCGCCACTGTTTAATACAGATAGAATGATTGCTGACTACGTGTCACAAGTATATGTCCCAGAGATTTCTAAGAGTGTAGAACCGATTTTGGCTAAAGTTCTGCTGTAG
- a CDS encoding amino acid adenylation domain-containing protein, translating to MQTENNSLYGAQHFSINLLDETKKSQMPTELIESDTQYVRHLCVHQIFEQQVEKSPEAIALVFENTQLSYRQLNHRANQLAHHLRSLGVGTEVLVGIYLERSLEMVVGMLGILKAGGAYVPLDPAYPSERLTFILEDTQTPVILTTERLQKSLPNHEAQVVCLDSDWEIIAQHHQENPVCKVTNNNLIYVIYTSGSTGKPKGVMIPHRGICNQLYWKQTTFGLTQTDKVLQTIPFSFDPSVWQIFWPLCFGGQLIMARPGGHQDTAYLVKVIAEQQITIIGLVPSLLRAFLEEDGIEKCKYLRHFTCGGEALSVELIERFFTQLNLDNVLHNCYGPTEASIDASFWTCQRDTNYAVAPIGCPITNTQIYILDEDLQPVPVGESGELHIGGIGLARGYLNRPELTAEKFIPHPFSSEVEARVYKTGDLARYLPDGNIEFLGRIDHQVKIRGFRIELGEIETTLSQYPTLKQNIVIAREDITGEKRLVAYVVANAKQIPTQSELRRFLQEKLPEYMVPAAFVFLDTLPLNSNGKIDRRALPAPDISSFSQSTNFVSPRNSNEEILAAIWATVLRLEQLGIHDNFFELGGHSLLATQIISRVRQAFSVEISLQVLFENPTIASLAQTISQQNQADHPQNQIILQQANRNWAPLSFAQQRVWFLQQLEPNNPAYIIAKAHRLTGKLNVSVLQKSLDAIASHHEALRTNFISSPDGSPIQVIGEPRSVELKVLGTGDWGHFPAGRFANDKLSASLETGDKGDEKDTTMPHVQCPLALSEAEGMPSLLNHETQRPFNLESDLMLRATLLQIDEQEHILLLVMHHIASDGWSMGILWQQLAAVYESFLNENPFPLAKLPIQYADFAIWQHQWLSGEVLTSQRDYWKTQLAGANTVLELPTDYPRPPVQTYRGAAQSLMLPQTLSASLTALSRQEGVTLFMTLLAAFATILHRYTGQEDILIGSPIAGRNRSEIEGLIGFFINTVVLRTDLSYNPSFRSLLNRVRQMALGAYAHQDMPFEKLIEELQPERDTSRNPLFQVWFNMLNLGDFQLELSGLTVEPVVIPEVASKFDLTLYVVEQTQGIQLELVYNADLFASERMVEMLQQFHYLLNQIVIAPESQISLYSLVTPESRYLLPEASTVLPQPDYELVTKMFTAWVNNTPDKSALHQGDRIWNYKELRKISQGLARVLLAHGVERGDVIAVFGTRSFGLIASILSVFFSGGVLLTIDPKLPSQRQQLMLKEAQAKYILYVDTPRPEDKETWDSLPIICVDSDTGEVINSLQKSSEKIDLPEIVGDDAAYIFFTSGTTGVPKGVLGCHKGISHFLNWQRQTFGITPQDRVAQLTGLSFDVVLRDIFLPLTSGATLCLPPEGDNLKPTTILRYLEREQISVLHTVPSLAQSWLANVPPGVTLRCLRWLFLAGEPLRDRLVRRWRDAFPETGEIVNLYGPTETTLAKCYYQIPAEPTPGIQPIGLPLPETQALVLTPNHQLCGIGEPGEIVLRTPFCSLGYINAPVEKLARFVKNPFTNNEQDLLYYTGDRGRYRPDGCLEILGRLDHQVKIRGIRIEPGEIETVLAQHPNVDQNVVIAREDADSDRRLLAYIIPKQEAASTISDIRQFLSTRLPQYMMPSAFVLLDNLPLTANGKVDRRALPAPDFSRQQPETTFVAPRNEVERQLTQIWEQILGVPSIGVKDNFFELGGHSLLAIKLFWQIEKTFNKNLPLAILFQSGTVEALAKELATNNALANTFEQQDKLKASWSSLVEIQPNGSKPPFFCVHGLGGEVLCFRELAKYLGSEQPFYGLQPQGLDKKQPPHTRLEDMASHYIQEIKTLQPNGPYFLGGYSFGGVVAFEMARQLHEQGEQVGILVILDSCRSGYSWPAPLLKRISQHLNNFIQKGPTYLWQKAVGWSQRNKSHLQDRYKQYLDMAIGLPETDKHLEIIDANGQAISKYLFPVYPGRVTLLRTEDQNRGADVGVEYDLQFGWGDVVTGGLDVHYIPGSHISLLYEPHVQVLAEKLRNCLNQAASQG from the coding sequence ATGCAGACAGAAAATAATAGCTTATATGGGGCGCAACATTTTTCGATAAATCTTTTAGATGAAACCAAAAAAAGTCAGATGCCAACGGAATTGATTGAGAGTGATACACAATATGTTAGGCATCTGTGCGTACATCAAATATTTGAGCAGCAGGTAGAAAAATCGCCTGAAGCCATTGCTTTGGTGTTTGAAAATACACAACTCAGCTATCGGCAGCTAAACCACCGGGCAAATCAGCTAGCACACCACCTGCGTAGCTTGGGTGTCGGTACTGAGGTACTTGTTGGGATTTATCTAGAGCGTTCTTTAGAGATGGTAGTGGGAATGCTGGGAATTCTCAAAGCTGGAGGCGCTTACGTGCCTTTAGACCCGGCATACCCCTCAGAACGCCTAACTTTTATTTTGGAAGATACACAGACACCTGTGATTTTGACCACAGAGCGATTACAAAAAAGCTTACCTAATCATGAGGCACAAGTAGTTTGTCTGGACTCAGATTGGGAAATAATTGCTCAACATCATCAAGAAAATCCGGTTTGTAAAGTAACAAATAATAACCTAATCTATGTAATCTACACATCTGGTTCCACAGGAAAGCCCAAGGGTGTAATGATTCCCCACCGCGGTATCTGCAATCAACTCTACTGGAAGCAGACAACCTTTGGATTAACTCAAACAGACAAAGTTTTACAAACCATTCCTTTTAGCTTCGACCCCTCAGTATGGCAGATATTCTGGCCATTGTGCTTTGGGGGACAGTTGATTATGGCTCGTCCAGGCGGACATCAGGATACTGCTTACCTTGTCAAGGTGATTGCTGAGCAGCAGATTACTATTATCGGCTTAGTACCTTCGTTGCTGCGTGCTTTCTTAGAGGAGGATGGCATTGAGAAATGCAAGTATCTGAGACACTTTACCTGTGGTGGTGAAGCTTTATCAGTCGAACTTATAGAGCGCTTTTTTACCCAGTTGAATTTAGACAATGTTCTGCATAATTGCTATGGCCCGACAGAAGCATCTATTGATGCGTCCTTTTGGACTTGCCAGCGCGATACTAATTATGCTGTTGCTCCGATTGGTTGCCCTATTACCAATACACAAATTTATATCTTAGATGAAGATTTGCAGCCTGTACCTGTTGGTGAATCGGGTGAACTGCATATTGGCGGTATTGGTTTAGCACGAGGCTATCTCAACCGTCCCGAATTGACCGCAGAGAAGTTTATTCCTCATCCTTTTAGTTCTGAAGTTGAGGCGCGTGTCTACAAAACTGGGGACTTGGCACGTTATTTACCAGACGGTAATATCGAATTCCTTGGTCGCATCGACCACCAAGTTAAAATTCGTGGCTTCCGTATTGAATTGGGAGAAATTGAAACTACCTTAAGTCAATATCCCACACTGAAACAGAACATAGTTATAGCCAGAGAAGATATTACTGGAGAAAAGCGGCTCGTGGCTTATGTAGTTGCTAACGCCAAGCAAATTCCAACACAGAGCGAATTACGCCGCTTTTTGCAGGAGAAGTTGCCTGAGTATATGGTTCCTGCTGCTTTTGTGTTTTTGGACACTTTGCCATTAAATTCTAACGGCAAAATAGACCGCCGTGCTTTGCCTGCACCGGATATTTCCAGTTTCAGTCAGTCAACTAACTTTGTCTCGCCCCGGAACTCTAATGAAGAAATTTTGGCTGCTATCTGGGCAACAGTTTTGCGCTTAGAACAGCTAGGCATCCACGACAATTTTTTTGAATTGGGAGGTCATTCGTTACTGGCTACTCAAATTATCTCACGGGTACGGCAAGCTTTCTCTGTGGAAATTTCGTTACAAGTTCTGTTTGAGAATCCAACGATCGCTAGTTTAGCTCAAACTATTTCCCAACAGAATCAAGCAGATCATCCCCAGAACCAGATTATTTTACAACAAGCAAACCGCAATTGGGCCCCTTTATCTTTTGCTCAGCAAAGAGTCTGGTTTTTGCAGCAGTTGGAACCAAACAACCCAGCTTACATCATTGCGAAAGCGCATCGCTTAACAGGTAAGCTAAACGTGAGTGTATTACAAAAGTCATTAGATGCGATCGCATCTCATCATGAAGCACTACGAACAAATTTTATCTCATCACCAGATGGTAGCCCGATACAGGTAATTGGCGAACCTCGCTCAGTTGAACTCAAGGTACTGGGGACTGGAGACTGGGGACACTTCCCTGCGGGACGCTTTGCGAACGACAAGCTCAGTGCATCGCTGGAGACTGGGGACAAGGGAGATGAAAAGGATACAACAATGCCTCATGTCCAATGCCCACTTGCCCTGAGCGAAGCCGAAGGGATGCCCAGCCTCTTAAACCACGAAACACAACGCCCCTTCAACCTAGAATCAGATTTGATGTTGCGTGCTACTTTGCTCCAGATAGATGAACAGGAGCATATATTGTTGTTGGTGATGCATCATATCGCCTCTGATGGCTGGTCGATGGGCATTCTCTGGCAGCAATTAGCCGCCGTCTATGAAAGCTTTTTAAATGAGAATCCCTTCCCTTTAGCAAAACTGCCTATTCAATATGCTGATTTTGCCATTTGGCAACACCAATGGCTATCTGGTGAGGTACTTACCAGTCAAAGAGACTACTGGAAAACTCAGTTAGCAGGTGCTAATACTGTACTGGAATTGCCCACTGATTACCCGCGTCCACCAGTGCAAACCTACCGGGGGGCGGCTCAATCATTGATGCTACCCCAGACTTTGAGTGCATCACTCACAGCACTTTCGCGTCAAGAAGGTGTCACCCTATTTATGACGTTGCTGGCAGCATTTGCAACAATACTGCACCGCTACACTGGGCAAGAAGACATTCTCATTGGTTCTCCGATTGCAGGCCGCAACCGCTCAGAGATTGAAGGGTTGATTGGATTTTTTATCAACACTGTCGTTTTACGCACTGATTTGTCTTACAACCCCAGTTTTCGTTCACTACTAAATCGAGTTCGGCAAATGGCATTGGGTGCTTATGCTCATCAAGATATGCCCTTTGAAAAACTGATAGAAGAACTGCAACCAGAGCGAGATACCAGCCGTAACCCACTGTTTCAAGTGTGGTTTAATATGCTCAACTTGGGAGATTTTCAACTAGAACTGTCTGGACTTACTGTAGAACCTGTTGTCATCCCAGAAGTTGCTTCTAAGTTCGACTTAACCCTGTATGTAGTAGAACAAACACAGGGAATCCAACTAGAATTGGTTTACAACGCTGATTTGTTTGCCTCAGAACGTATGGTGGAAATGTTGCAACAGTTCCATTATTTGCTGAATCAAATTGTGATTGCTCCTGAGAGCCAAATTAGTTTATATTCCCTGGTAACGCCAGAATCTCGGTATTTACTGCCAGAAGCAAGCACAGTTTTACCACAGCCAGATTATGAATTGGTAACAAAAATGTTTACCGCTTGGGTAAACAATACACCAGATAAGTCAGCACTTCATCAAGGCGATCGCATTTGGAACTACAAAGAATTACGTAAGATATCTCAAGGTTTAGCACGGGTGTTGTTAGCCCACGGAGTCGAGCGGGGAGATGTCATAGCTGTATTTGGAACCCGGAGTTTTGGACTTATTGCTAGTATACTTAGCGTGTTTTTCAGTGGAGGTGTGCTACTGACTATTGATCCGAAACTTCCCAGCCAGCGCCAGCAGTTGATGTTAAAAGAGGCTCAAGCTAAATACATATTATACGTAGATACTCCGCGCCCAGAAGATAAGGAAACATGGGATTCTTTACCAATCATCTGCGTAGATTCAGACACAGGAGAAGTAATAAATTCTCTCCAAAAGAGTAGTGAAAAAATAGACTTACCAGAAATCGTTGGTGACGATGCCGCTTATATTTTCTTTACTTCTGGGACTACTGGCGTTCCTAAAGGAGTTTTGGGGTGTCATAAAGGGATTTCGCATTTTTTAAATTGGCAGCGACAGACCTTTGGTATTACGCCACAAGACCGTGTTGCTCAATTAACAGGACTTTCTTTTGATGTCGTTCTCAGAGATATCTTCTTACCTTTAACTAGTGGTGCAACCTTATGCCTGCCGCCAGAGGGAGATAACTTAAAGCCGACAACAATTCTGCGTTACTTGGAACGTGAGCAGATTTCTGTGCTACATACAGTTCCTTCACTGGCGCAATCTTGGTTAGCTAATGTGCCACCAGGAGTAACTCTGCGTTGCCTACGCTGGTTATTTTTGGCTGGAGAACCTCTCAGAGATAGACTTGTACGTCGATGGCGGGATGCTTTTCCAGAAACTGGTGAAATTGTCAATCTCTATGGCCCTACAGAGACGACTTTAGCCAAATGTTATTACCAAATACCTGCGGAACCTACACCAGGAATACAGCCAATAGGATTGCCGCTTCCTGAAACTCAAGCATTAGTTTTGACACCAAATCATCAACTATGTGGCATCGGTGAACCAGGTGAGATTGTTTTGCGGACACCATTTTGCAGTTTAGGCTACATCAACGCCCCAGTAGAAAAACTGGCTCGATTTGTCAAAAATCCCTTTACAAATAACGAACAAGATTTACTTTATTACACAGGCGATCGCGGACGCTATCGTCCAGATGGCTGTTTAGAAATTCTCGGTCGCCTTGACCATCAAGTCAAGATTCGTGGCATACGTATTGAGCCAGGGGAAATTGAGACGGTGTTAGCCCAACACCCAAATGTAGACCAGAATGTAGTGATTGCTCGTGAAGATGCTGATAGCGATCGCCGCTTACTAGCTTACATTATCCCAAAACAAGAGGCAGCATCTACCATTAGTGACATTCGGCAATTCCTTTCCACAAGGCTGCCGCAGTATATGATGCCTTCAGCTTTTGTCTTACTGGACAACCTACCCCTGACAGCTAATGGTAAAGTAGATCGTCGCGCTTTACCTGCACCCGACTTCTCCAGGCAACAACCAGAAACCACCTTTGTGGCTCCACGGAATGAAGTCGAACGCCAGCTAACACAGATTTGGGAACAAATTTTAGGTGTCCCATCCATTGGCGTCAAAGATAACTTTTTTGAGCTAGGAGGACATTCCTTGCTGGCAATAAAACTGTTTTGGCAAATTGAGAAGACATTCAACAAAAATCTGCCGCTAGCCATTCTTTTTCAATCGGGTACTGTAGAAGCCTTAGCGAAAGAATTAGCAACAAACAACGCGTTAGCAAATACTTTTGAGCAACAGGACAAATTAAAAGCAAGTTGGTCAAGCCTCGTAGAAATTCAACCCAATGGTTCTAAACCTCCTTTCTTCTGTGTCCACGGACTAGGTGGAGAAGTTCTCTGCTTCCGTGAATTAGCAAAGTATCTGGGTTCAGAGCAACCATTTTATGGACTGCAACCACAAGGACTAGATAAAAAACAGCCTCCTCATACCCGACTTGAAGACATGGCATCACATTACATTCAAGAAATCAAGACCCTTCAGCCCAATGGGCCTTATTTTCTTGGAGGGTACTCTTTTGGTGGTGTAGTAGCTTTTGAGATGGCTCGACAACTTCATGAGCAAGGTGAGCAAGTTGGTATTCTAGTTATCCTTGACAGTTGTCGTTCAGGGTATAGCTGGCCAGCACCACTTCTCAAG
- a CDS encoding DUF6875 domain-containing protein codes for MKLYTPSEIDQLQQELPYLVEIRQWLKSFVARPHPDVGRPGTVCPFVPRGLKLNYIRLKVIRDQNLVQQQIAEIVLPYLNTFQELEPTEGDAALSKAILFIFPNISPDDAPRLIDSVQKQLKPFFVESGLMLGEFHNRTESPGLHNPNFRPLRSPIPMLVIRPMTEADLTFLIDENPYLRIKYLEAYLKHMKFAYVQEFEQKIRDESKLIQASELLASTRAEIAIYSSIQELGVSTQK; via the coding sequence ATGAAACTCTATACGCCTAGTGAAATTGACCAACTCCAGCAAGAGCTTCCTTACTTGGTTGAAATTCGGCAATGGTTAAAAAGTTTTGTAGCTAGACCTCATCCTGATGTAGGTCGGCCTGGCACTGTTTGTCCTTTTGTGCCAAGAGGATTAAAGTTAAACTACATTCGGCTGAAAGTTATTCGTGATCAAAATTTGGTTCAGCAACAAATTGCAGAGATAGTACTACCTTACCTAAATACTTTCCAAGAGTTAGAACCAACAGAGGGAGATGCGGCTCTAAGTAAAGCTATATTGTTTATCTTTCCTAATATCAGTCCTGATGATGCTCCTAGATTAATTGATAGTGTCCAGAAACAACTTAAGCCTTTCTTTGTTGAGTCAGGACTAATGCTAGGAGAATTTCATAACCGCACTGAAAGTCCTGGACTACATAATCCCAATTTTCGACCGCTTCGTAGTCCTATACCCATGCTAGTTATCCGTCCAATGACTGAAGCTGATCTAACTTTTCTGATAGATGAAAACCCATATTTACGCATTAAGTATCTCGAAGCTTATTTAAAACATATGAAATTTGCATATGTCCAAGAGTTTGAACAGAAAATTAGAGATGAAAGCAAATTGATTCAAGCTAGTGAATTGCTGGCATCAACAAGAGCAGAAATTGCTATATACAGCAGTATTCAAGAACTAGGAGTTAGTACCCAAAAGTAA